A single region of the Gemmata palustris genome encodes:
- a CDS encoding glycosyltransferase family 2 protein, producing MFSDALSIAFWTCLFLGSFTYIIYPILILIFANLFGRRVPDDTLVKLQPQSAAAELAVAEQAHAASPDDFLPTLSLLIAAHNEEADIEARIQNALALDYPAGKLEIVIASDGSTDGTNDIVRRFADRGVRLLAYSLNQGKASVLDKSVPRLTGQVVILSDANTHMAPDAARRLAAWFSDPDIGVVCGRLVLTDARTGKNVDGLYWKYETFLKKCESRLGALLGSNGAIYAIRKSLFPGVAAGTIIDDFVIPLNAKLRSGCRIVYDPHAVAHEETAPTMRAEFRRRVRIGAGGFQSIGMLWPLLAPTNGWVAFTFLSHKVLRWACPFFLLGMLGANALLLSDPLYAWTMSVQAAFYALAAVGNWLPARPRVLRYFRLPTMFVSMNAALCLGFFRWCLGRQGGTWKRTDRTTEGVSLPEVHPVGSGQ from the coding sequence ATGTTTTCCGACGCCCTCTCCATCGCGTTCTGGACATGCTTGTTCCTGGGATCGTTTACGTACATTATTTACCCGATCTTGATCCTTATATTCGCCAATTTGTTTGGGCGAAGAGTACCCGACGACACACTTGTTAAGCTCCAGCCGCAATCCGCGGCCGCTGAACTCGCGGTGGCAGAACAGGCGCACGCGGCGAGCCCGGACGATTTTTTGCCGACACTTTCGCTCCTCATTGCCGCTCACAACGAAGAGGCGGACATTGAAGCTCGTATCCAGAACGCGCTCGCTCTCGATTACCCGGCCGGCAAACTCGAAATCGTGATCGCGTCGGACGGCAGCACTGATGGGACGAACGATATCGTCCGGCGGTTCGCGGACCGGGGCGTGCGACTTCTGGCGTACTCACTGAACCAGGGTAAGGCGTCGGTTCTCGATAAATCGGTCCCGCGCCTGACCGGACAAGTCGTGATCCTCTCGGACGCCAATACACACATGGCGCCGGACGCGGCCCGGCGGTTGGCGGCGTGGTTCTCGGACCCGGACATTGGGGTCGTTTGCGGGCGCCTCGTTCTGACGGACGCGCGGACCGGCAAAAATGTCGACGGGTTGTACTGGAAGTACGAAACGTTCCTCAAAAAATGCGAGAGCCGTTTGGGGGCGCTGCTCGGGTCGAACGGTGCCATCTACGCGATCCGCAAGTCGCTCTTCCCCGGTGTGGCGGCGGGTACGATCATCGACGACTTTGTGATCCCGCTCAATGCGAAACTGCGGTCCGGGTGCCGGATCGTTTACGACCCACACGCCGTTGCCCACGAGGAAACCGCACCCACAATGCGAGCGGAGTTCCGCCGGCGGGTTCGGATCGGGGCCGGTGGGTTCCAAAGTATCGGAATGCTGTGGCCGCTCCTTGCACCGACGAACGGTTGGGTGGCGTTCACCTTCCTGAGCCACAAAGTTCTGCGCTGGGCGTGCCCGTTCTTTCTTTTGGGAATGTTGGGCGCAAACGCCCTACTGCTCAGCGACCCCCTGTACGCCTGGACAATGAGCGTGCAAGCGGCGTTTTACGCTCTGGCAGCGGTCGGCAATTGGCTCCCAGCACGCCCGCGGGTCCTACGGTACTTCCGCCTCCCGACGATGTTCGTGTCGATGAACGCGGCCCTGTGCCTCGGTTTCTTCCGCTGGTGCCTCGGGCGCCAGGGCGGGACGTGGAAGCGAACGGACCGAACCACTGAAGGCGTGAGCCTGCCCGAAGTTCATCCCGTGGGCTCGGGGCAATAA
- a CDS encoding tetratricopeptide repeat protein: protein MWFKINWRFLVKLSAVAIVALIAVHFTHRWQVRQQVGAFLRLADAARDAKDGDEKAAEREIAYLKRYVMARPNENDVRERLGRLLCTSAKSGKDMLEGYLVVQDILRRDPARDELRRFAIDFALNRLGLYTEALADVEILLDKRKGDGELKALEARCFVQAKIYDKAKHSYLAAIEVRPDLLDAYTGLAAVLRVELKQAKEADKVVVMLFKNNQENFRAHLLIADYWRTFWGLGQSAFESASLVAAAQKLKEHAEVADAIANAVEVAKRLAPDNLDVILAVSDVSRFRSYKLARSPDKEDRDKAAAAFTEAHGILKAGLVKYPQAPALYLALAARESEQRQEKDPATVIKDGLEAIPDSPPLTQALLGYQILAGDAPGASETLGKLKGRGLTPTQAELYEGRILILRSEWYEAAAALERVRTTTVDNPALEREANLYLGRCYEQLGIKDRRLDAFNRAVPVDTTDALWVPALLGVAEAETALGKTDAALQVYMKLQTQAPGVWLQVARLQMLKALQTPADKNRNWRDTEEALKNAEQILPKSTDVRLLRATLLATQGNAAEARTRLEVLKSERPKDAAVWIALAAQDQHDGKPKQALETLNAAEKEIGDSHTLRLARAKLWVDVKEPELSQKLQTLASDLHKFSPEQQRFLLSGLAELATATVTGPLGGQLWDRVAELRQFDLGVQLTRFDLAVRSGDESKIASVLEKIREIDGEAGSAARLSRALVLIWRAQNKKEPAGLNEADLLLAGLERERSGRARVVFAQALVDDLRGQPSALAKYQKAVEAGETSPDALRRLIELLHAAGRSKEAESYLAKLPKEALANSSMLRLAAELSLPTNKALAITYAERTIPDNSTNPAEYIWQGQIFSRAGDATKAEAAFRKATAVRPDALDGWLVLIEHQTLTQGKKDKNEGERTFDEAKDKVAKAERTLFLALAHTILGKGDKAAEAYKQARVERPTDLRTLQAEADFLFKYAKYDKDGHSTEAVEAYRRVLALSTASPADKDAARQRIVLILASSPNYAVSRQALLELGAAQDDRRSRLMALAFQRDRASRLEAIGMLEADRKGTERGLTPEDQFLLAQLYRMVGDRSQVRLVMSNLLEKNGEVPLYVRFYGSWLLLIGDSRAAEEWVKRLGALQPDAFGTAELQARLAAAKGKGDLAAARNIIVPRADRPGAPVQAVATICESIKLYEDAERLFQRATDRAKEKRPEAPLVLAGFYGRRGRTADALRICDEVRKAVPAATALAGKFAVEALYSNPVSAPADTNRVADWLDEAAKKADAKTKAILVQLLASVRNLQGNYAEAMRLYRDAIDTNKDDVLALNNLAFLVSAQEKNHDEALRLIKRAQGAGGTLPELLDTEALILLQKKDFGAARRLLETVTVEDPSGTAYYHLAQVELAAGDRKLEAKRAWQQAEDFGIKLADLHPLERAEFERVSALLK, encoded by the coding sequence ATGTGGTTCAAAATCAACTGGCGTTTCCTGGTGAAACTCTCCGCGGTGGCGATCGTAGCCCTGATCGCGGTTCATTTCACCCACCGCTGGCAGGTGCGCCAGCAAGTCGGGGCGTTTCTGCGTTTGGCCGACGCCGCACGCGATGCAAAGGATGGTGACGAAAAAGCAGCGGAGCGAGAGATCGCCTACCTCAAGCGATACGTGATGGCGCGGCCAAACGAAAACGACGTGCGCGAGCGACTGGGACGATTGCTCTGCACGTCCGCAAAGTCGGGAAAGGACATGCTGGAGGGTTACCTCGTTGTCCAGGACATCCTGCGCCGCGATCCGGCGCGCGACGAATTGCGTCGATTCGCCATCGATTTCGCACTGAATCGCCTCGGCTTGTACACGGAAGCTCTCGCAGACGTCGAAATTCTGCTCGATAAACGAAAGGGTGATGGCGAACTCAAGGCACTGGAGGCCCGGTGTTTCGTTCAGGCCAAAATATACGACAAGGCTAAGCACTCGTATCTAGCAGCAATCGAGGTCCGACCCGATCTACTTGATGCCTATACTGGGTTAGCGGCGGTACTCCGAGTCGAACTCAAACAGGCTAAGGAGGCGGATAAAGTCGTCGTAATGCTGTTCAAGAACAACCAGGAAAATTTTCGTGCACACCTATTGATAGCGGACTATTGGCGCACGTTTTGGGGACTCGGCCAGAGCGCGTTTGAGTCTGCTAGTTTAGTTGCGGCGGCGCAAAAGTTAAAGGAACATGCGGAAGTTGCGGACGCGATCGCGAACGCTGTAGAGGTAGCGAAAAGACTGGCCCCAGACAATCTCGACGTCATCCTCGCTGTTTCGGACGTTTCACGCTTCCGTAGTTACAAACTGGCCCGATCACCTGACAAAGAGGATCGGGACAAGGCTGCGGCAGCGTTCACCGAGGCTCACGGCATTCTGAAAGCCGGGTTGGTCAAGTACCCTCAAGCGCCCGCACTTTATCTCGCCCTCGCCGCACGAGAATCTGAGCAGCGCCAGGAAAAAGATCCCGCGACCGTCATCAAGGACGGACTGGAGGCGATTCCCGACTCGCCCCCATTGACGCAGGCCCTCTTGGGCTATCAAATTCTTGCCGGGGACGCGCCGGGCGCGTCCGAGACGCTCGGTAAATTAAAAGGCCGCGGACTAACGCCCACACAAGCCGAACTCTACGAGGGGCGCATTCTAATACTCAGAAGTGAGTGGTACGAAGCCGCCGCAGCCCTGGAGCGCGTGCGAACGACCACAGTAGACAATCCCGCACTGGAGCGCGAGGCGAATCTGTACTTGGGGCGGTGTTACGAGCAATTGGGCATTAAAGATCGGCGGCTGGACGCCTTCAATCGGGCCGTCCCCGTCGATACGACGGACGCACTCTGGGTGCCCGCACTTTTGGGTGTTGCAGAAGCGGAGACGGCGCTCGGGAAGACGGACGCCGCACTACAAGTTTACATGAAACTCCAAACGCAAGCTCCCGGAGTGTGGTTGCAGGTCGCGCGCCTTCAAATGCTTAAGGCCCTCCAAACTCCCGCCGACAAGAACCGCAACTGGCGGGATACTGAAGAGGCGCTCAAGAACGCGGAACAGATTCTGCCAAAGAGCACGGATGTTCGGCTTCTGAGGGCGACCCTTCTCGCTACCCAGGGCAACGCGGCCGAAGCCCGAACGCGGCTCGAGGTACTCAAATCCGAGAGGCCCAAAGACGCGGCCGTGTGGATCGCGTTGGCGGCCCAGGATCAGCACGACGGGAAACCGAAACAGGCCCTCGAAACCCTCAACGCGGCCGAAAAAGAAATCGGAGATTCGCACACGCTTCGGCTGGCGCGCGCGAAGCTCTGGGTGGACGTCAAGGAGCCAGAACTTTCTCAAAAGCTTCAAACACTCGCGTCCGACCTGCACAAGTTCTCCCCCGAACAGCAGCGGTTTCTGCTCTCTGGGCTGGCGGAACTGGCAACGGCTACGGTGACCGGTCCGCTCGGGGGCCAGTTGTGGGACCGTGTGGCCGAGCTCCGGCAATTCGACCTCGGCGTCCAGTTGACCCGTTTTGACCTCGCAGTCCGATCCGGAGACGAGAGCAAAATCGCCAGTGTTTTGGAGAAAATCCGCGAGATCGATGGTGAAGCGGGGTCCGCGGCCCGCCTCAGCCGGGCCCTCGTCCTCATCTGGCGCGCTCAAAACAAGAAAGAGCCGGCCGGTCTCAACGAAGCCGACCTGCTGCTCGCTGGGCTGGAGCGCGAGCGAAGCGGACGGGCTCGGGTCGTCTTCGCGCAAGCTCTGGTCGACGACCTGCGCGGCCAGCCATCGGCACTCGCCAAGTATCAGAAGGCGGTCGAGGCGGGTGAGACGAGCCCCGATGCGCTCCGCCGACTAATAGAGCTGCTTCACGCGGCCGGCCGCTCCAAGGAAGCTGAAAGCTACCTCGCAAAACTGCCGAAAGAGGCCCTCGCGAACAGTTCGATGCTGCGGCTCGCGGCCGAGTTGTCGCTCCCGACCAATAAAGCTCTGGCCATCACCTACGCGGAGCGGACTATACCCGACAACTCAACAAACCCCGCCGAATACATTTGGCAGGGACAGATATTTTCCCGCGCGGGGGACGCGACCAAAGCCGAAGCCGCGTTCCGTAAAGCGACCGCGGTGCGCCCGGACGCATTGGACGGCTGGTTGGTACTCATCGAGCACCAGACCCTCACGCAGGGCAAGAAAGACAAGAATGAAGGCGAAAGAACATTTGACGAGGCCAAAGACAAGGTCGCCAAAGCCGAAAGGACGCTGTTCCTCGCCCTGGCGCATACGATCCTCGGAAAGGGTGATAAGGCTGCAGAAGCGTACAAACAAGCACGGGTAGAACGCCCCACCGATCTGCGGACACTTCAGGCAGAAGCGGATTTCTTGTTCAAATACGCCAAGTACGATAAAGACGGGCACAGCACGGAGGCAGTTGAAGCGTACCGGCGAGTGCTCGCGCTCTCGACCGCTTCGCCCGCCGATAAGGATGCCGCCCGACAAAGGATCGTACTGATCCTCGCCTCCAGTCCCAACTACGCCGTTTCTCGGCAAGCACTTTTGGAACTCGGGGCGGCGCAGGACGACCGCCGATCGCGGCTCATGGCGCTAGCGTTCCAGCGCGATCGGGCGAGCCGCTTGGAAGCCATCGGTATGCTCGAAGCCGACCGGAAAGGCACTGAGCGCGGGCTCACCCCCGAGGACCAGTTTTTACTCGCCCAGCTTTACCGTATGGTTGGGGATCGGAGCCAGGTGCGATTGGTCATGTCCAATCTGCTCGAGAAAAACGGCGAGGTTCCACTCTACGTTCGGTTCTACGGAAGCTGGCTGCTCCTGATTGGCGACTCCCGAGCGGCAGAGGAATGGGTGAAGCGCCTGGGCGCCCTTCAGCCCGATGCCTTCGGAACCGCGGAGTTGCAGGCCCGACTCGCCGCGGCCAAGGGCAAAGGGGACCTGGCCGCCGCCCGCAACATCATTGTCCCCCGTGCGGACCGGCCCGGCGCACCCGTGCAGGCCGTCGCAACCATCTGCGAGAGCATCAAACTTTACGAGGACGCCGAGCGGTTGTTCCAACGAGCCACGGACCGGGCCAAAGAAAAACGACCCGAGGCCCCGCTCGTGCTCGCCGGGTTCTACGGTCGCCGGGGCCGAACGGCCGACGCGCTCCGGATCTGCGACGAGGTTCGGAAAGCGGTTCCCGCAGCAACGGCGTTGGCGGGAAAGTTCGCGGTCGAGGCCCTTTACAGTAACCCCGTGTCCGCACCCGCAGACACGAACCGCGTCGCGGATTGGCTCGATGAAGCGGCCAAGAAAGCCGACGCAAAAACCAAAGCGATCCTTGTCCAGCTCCTCGCATCGGTCCGAAACCTTCAGGGGAACTACGCCGAAGCGATGCGGCTCTACCGCGACGCGATCGACACCAATAAGGACGACGTACTGGCCCTCAACAACCTCGCGTTCCTGGTCTCGGCCCAAGAGAAGAACCACGACGAGGCGCTCCGACTGATCAAGCGCGCCCAAGGTGCAGGCGGAACGCTACCAGAACTGCTCGACACCGAGGCCCTCATTCTCCTGCAAAAGAAGGATTTCGGAGCGGCGCGGCGGTTGCTTGAAACGGTCACCGTCGAGGACCCGAGTGGCACGGCGTACTACCACCTCGCGCAAGTGGAACTCGCCGCCGGGGACCGCAAGCTCGAAGCGAAACGGGCCTGGCAGCAGGCCGAAGATTTTGGGATCAAGCTCGCCGACCTGCACCCGCTCGAGCGCGCCGAGTTTGAACGGGTGTCGGCCCTCTTAAAGTAA
- a CDS encoding ISAs1 family transposase: MPPTCLLDALAAVPDPRDDKGRSFPFAPILALLVVGILLGRRSPGAIIQLADDYGGDFALLLGFPRRRLPTASTLSKLLPRVDVRALEAVLRKWIAARLPPDDVLVVNMDGKCARGSADRAAQLPGVHLLAAFAPRFQAVLAQLRVDTKTNEYKAALELLNILPPRPGGYIITGDAMFTQADVCQAVRDRGDDYVLVVKDNQHALAVDIDAGLAFAAQAATFSPRRAGAAEGTGARSTVRANDREGARAR, encoded by the coding sequence ATGCCTCCCACTTGCCTGTTGGATGCGTTGGCCGCCGTTCCCGATCCACGAGATGACAAGGGACGGTCCTTCCCTTTCGCTCCCATCCTCGCTCTGCTGGTCGTCGGCATCCTCTTGGGCCGACGTTCGCCCGGTGCGATCATCCAACTCGCCGACGATTATGGTGGCGACTTCGCCTTGCTCCTAGGGTTCCCACGACGACGATTGCCCACCGCTTCCACGCTCTCCAAACTGCTCCCGCGGGTCGACGTTCGGGCGCTGGAGGCGGTTCTGCGTAAGTGGATCGCGGCCCGTCTGCCGCCCGACGACGTGCTCGTCGTCAACATGGACGGCAAGTGCGCTCGCGGCAGCGCCGACCGAGCCGCGCAACTACCCGGCGTTCACCTCCTGGCGGCATTCGCGCCACGCTTCCAAGCCGTTCTGGCTCAACTGCGTGTCGATACCAAGACCAACGAGTACAAGGCCGCGCTGGAGTTGCTCAACATCCTGCCCCCGCGCCCGGGCGGGTACATCATCACCGGCGACGCGATGTTCACACAAGCCGATGTGTGCCAAGCGGTTCGCGATCGGGGCGATGACTATGTGCTGGTGGTCAAGGACAACCAGCATGCCCTGGCCGTGGATATCGACGCGGGACTCGCATTCGCCGCTCAAGCGGCGACATTTTCCCCCCGACGGGCGGGTGCCGCCGAAGGAACCGGCGCCCGGTCCACGGTTCGCGCGAACGACCGAGAAGGGGCACGGGCGCGTTGA